A window from Enterocloster bolteae encodes these proteins:
- the ltrA gene encoding group II intron reverse transcriptase/maturase, with amino-acid sequence MDTSSLMEQILSRDNLNAAYLQVVRNKGAAGVDGMTVEELGAYLSENGENIKEQLRTRKYKPKPVRRVEIPKPDGGTRNLGVPTAVDRFVQQAVAQVLTPIFEEQFHDHSYGFRPKRCAQQAVLKALEMMNDGHNWIVDIDLAKFFDTVDHDKLMTIFGRTIKDGDVISVVRKILVSGVMIDDEYEDTVVGTPQGGNISPLLANIMLNELDKELEARRLDFVRYADDLIIMVGSRQAAERVMKSVARFIEEKLGLKVNAEKSRVDKPKGIKYLGFGFYYDSFAKGYKARPHPKAAAKFKAQMKKYTSRSWGVGNGYKIGKLNRLIRGWINYFKIGSMKRLCAKMDGQIRYRLRMCIWKHWKTPKNREKNLIKLGLPPNAAHGISYAKGYARVCRSWNLHICISKERLAKFGLVSMEDYYAEKAVTC; translated from the coding sequence ATGGACACAAGCAGTCTCATGGAGCAGATATTAAGCAGGGATAATCTAAATGCGGCGTATCTGCAAGTCGTAAGGAATAAAGGAGCGGCAGGCGTGGACGGGATGACCGTTGAAGAACTTGGCGCATATCTTTCGGAAAACGGCGAAAACATTAAGGAACAGTTGCGGACGAGGAAGTATAAGCCGAAGCCAGTCCGCAGGGTGGAGATACCCAAACCCGATGGTGGTACAAGAAATCTTGGAGTGCCAACAGCAGTAGACCGCTTTGTACAGCAGGCGGTGGCACAGGTGCTTACCCCGATATTTGAGGAGCAGTTTCACGACCACAGCTATGGATTCAGACCCAAGCGGTGTGCACAGCAGGCAGTCCTTAAAGCATTGGAAATGATGAATGACGGACACAACTGGATAGTGGATATCGACCTAGCGAAATTCTTTGACACAGTAGACCATGACAAGCTGATGACGATTTTCGGACGGACAATAAAGGACGGAGATGTCATATCGGTGGTAAGAAAGATTCTGGTCAGCGGCGTAATGATTGATGATGAGTATGAAGATACGGTAGTCGGCACACCGCAGGGTGGAAATATCTCGCCGCTGTTAGCAAATATCATGTTAAATGAGCTGGACAAAGAACTGGAAGCAAGGAGGCTGGATTTCGTCCGGTATGCAGATGACCTTATTATAATGGTCGGGAGCAGACAGGCGGCAGAGCGGGTAATGAAGAGCGTGGCTCGGTTTATAGAGGAAAAGCTTGGACTGAAAGTGAACGCGGAAAAGAGCAGGGTTGATAAACCAAAGGGCATTAAGTATCTGGGGTTTGGATTTTACTATGACTCATTTGCCAAAGGGTACAAAGCCAGACCACACCCGAAAGCGGCAGCAAAGTTCAAGGCGCAGATGAAGAAATATACAAGCAGGAGCTGGGGAGTGGGCAATGGTTATAAAATTGGGAAACTCAACCGGCTTATCCGAGGGTGGATAAATTATTTCAAAATCGGAAGCATGAAAAGGCTGTGCGCAAAAATGGACGGACAGATTCGGTATCGACTGCGCATGTGCATATGGAAACACTGGAAAACGCCAAAGAACAGGGAAAAGAATCTTATCAAACTTGGTCTGCCGCCAAATGCGGCACATGGCATTTCATATGCCAAAGGATATGCCAGAGTGTGCAGAAGCTGGAATCTCCACATTTGTATCAGTAAAGAGAGACTAGCTAAGTTTGGTCTTGTATCCATGGAAGACTACTACGCCGAAAAGGCTGTTACATGTTAA
- a CDS encoding helix-turn-helix transcriptional regulator yields MQNSTNMRILELLRFLYEQTDENHPATVSDIIAHLNGKGIQAVRQTVYADTNALIDAGIDIVVVKSTQNQYFMGSRLFEYPELKMLTDAVASSKIISAKKSEELVQKLCRLTSTHQAEQLQKFAALSSRVKPHNEKVYYIIDNIQTAIGNHQQIRFQYYEYTQEKKKILKHDGYYYVVNPYALEWKNDHYYLIGFSLKHQKIAHFRVDRLTSIENLETCFMPIEGFDVASYTNKMVDMFTSESSKEVTLLCENELMRVIIDHYGEDAAVDRYDDTHFTAKIEVNPSGTFYGWIFKFKGKIKILSPKECITEMQQIAQEFI; encoded by the coding sequence ATGCAGAATTCAACAAATATGCGGATACTGGAATTACTCCGGTTTCTCTATGAGCAGACCGATGAAAACCATCCCGCCACAGTATCTGACATCATTGCCCATCTGAATGGAAAAGGAATTCAGGCAGTGCGGCAGACTGTTTACGCGGATACCAATGCACTGATCGATGCAGGAATTGATATTGTGGTGGTCAAGAGTACCCAAAACCAATATTTTATGGGAAGCCGCCTGTTTGAGTATCCAGAACTGAAAATGCTGACAGACGCAGTAGCATCCTCGAAGATCATTTCTGCCAAGAAATCTGAGGAACTAGTACAGAAATTATGCCGTCTGACCAGCACACATCAGGCAGAGCAACTTCAAAAATTTGCTGCTTTATCCAGCCGTGTCAAACCGCATAATGAAAAGGTTTACTATATCATTGATAATATCCAAACAGCGATTGGAAACCATCAGCAAATTCGGTTCCAATACTATGAATACACTCAGGAAAAAAAGAAAATCTTAAAGCATGATGGATATTATTATGTCGTAAATCCTTATGCGCTTGAATGGAAAAATGACCATTACTATTTGATTGGATTTTCTCTGAAGCATCAGAAAATTGCTCACTTCCGTGTAGATCGTCTAACAAGCATAGAAAATCTTGAAACTTGCTTTATGCCGATAGAGGGATTTGATGTAGCCTCCTATACAAATAAAATGGTTGATATGTTTACATCGGAGTCATCGAAGGAAGTAACCCTTCTATGTGAAAACGAATTGATGAGAGTAATCATAGATCATTATGGAGAAGATGCTGCTGTTGATAGGTATGATGATACACACTTCACAGCCAAAATTGAAGTGAACCCCAGTGGAACTTTTTATGGCTGGATATTCAAATTCAAAGGGAAAATAAAAATTCTCTCTCCCAAAGAGTGCATTACGGAAATGCAGCAAATCGCTCAGGAATTTATATAG
- a CDS encoding DUF4261 domain-containing protein: MSNQLFQQNLDDKKGPQPGGPYLIQMLFKEPVEMPDKEKMTAVMEKHIGSTECFCYDKKMAGFAAQEHIAEFKDGKCPVQLMVMKCDKFKGKGFDAFLMSQMWDCQEDRERIFRECKYQVVATDMLAAALPALERANLDADFLEALAELYPTCEAFYFQNCGKLFLAEDVRSHQIEGSDRFIRFGVNVRFFNIEGTEDMLIDTVGMSTLFLPDLQYHFHDMDPNWVVNHAYNVASYILEHDNPIQDGETIDGVADGRMCREIQWKCQYEDALIQPPRGVLDIHMGEYAAGGR; encoded by the coding sequence ATGAGCAATCAACTTTTCCAACAAAACCTGGATGACAAAAAAGGCCCACAACCCGGAGGTCCCTATCTCATTCAGATGCTGTTCAAAGAGCCGGTAGAAATGCCGGATAAAGAAAAAATGACTGCCGTAATGGAGAAGCACATCGGATCAACAGAATGCTTCTGTTATGATAAGAAAATGGCCGGCTTTGCCGCACAGGAGCATATTGCAGAGTTCAAGGACGGAAAATGCCCGGTGCAGCTGATGGTGATGAAATGCGACAAGTTCAAGGGCAAAGGCTTTGATGCCTTCCTGATGAGCCAGATGTGGGACTGCCAGGAGGACCGGGAGCGGATCTTCCGGGAGTGCAAATATCAGGTGGTAGCCACCGATATGCTGGCCGCGGCGCTTCCGGCGCTGGAGCGTGCCAACCTGGATGCCGACTTTTTGGAGGCTCTGGCGGAGCTGTACCCCACCTGTGAGGCATTCTATTTCCAGAACTGCGGCAAACTGTTTCTGGCGGAGGATGTGCGTTCTCACCAGATTGAAGGCTCGGATCGGTTCATCCGCTTTGGCGTCAATGTCCGCTTCTTTAACATTGAGGGCACCGAGGATATGCTCATCGACACGGTGGGCATGAGCACCCTGTTCCTGCCCGACCTCCAGTACCACTTCCACGACATGGACCCCAACTGGGTGGTAAACCACGCCTACAATGTGGCATCGTACATATTGGAACATGATAACCCCATTCAGGATGGTGAAACCATAGACGGCGTGGCGGATGGCCGGATGTGTCGGGAGATCCAGTGGAAGTGCCAGTATGAGGACGCCCTGATCCAGCCGCCCAGAGGGGTGCTGGACATCCACATGGGCGAATATGCCGCGGGAGGGCGTTGA
- a CDS encoding helix-turn-helix domain-containing protein codes for MFEARIAELNRFNEQNPVSYDKRTYTVDEIQDILGISRPTAYNLVKQGVFHSVRVGGHIRISKKSFDDWLDHADE; via the coding sequence ATGTTTGAAGCAAGAATTGCGGAATTGAACCGATTTAATGAACAAAATCCTGTCAGCTATGACAAAAGAACCTATACGGTCGATGAGATTCAGGACATTCTGGGTATCAGTCGTCCTACAGCATATAATCTGGTAAAACAAGGTGTATTCCACAGCGTCAGAGTCGGCGGTCATATCCGCATTTCCAAAAAGAGCTTTGATGACTGGCTGGATCACGCAGATGAATGA
- a CDS encoding CbrC family protein → MTEYQKTYIELKKQFVATNEGPDSVRALYTFKEELEQSEDQQAKEVLVDVYDLLDFKEDAYELLCQIGNRSDKKTLKRLGVLKDYAENWGNHYALPKPKTPEEKQKEKERQAQLGLPAFRYHPDPLDTGAFEESKEGVICGCCGKTTHIYYTGPFYSVDEIAYLCPECIASGEAARKYDGSFQDDFSVDDGVDDPEKLDELIHRTPGYSGWQQEYWRAHCGDYCAFLGYVGARELRALDVLEEVLGDPMWNEEQKDMIRESVNGGHLQCYLFQCLHCGKHLVWMDFD, encoded by the coding sequence ATGACAGAATATCAGAAAACCTATATCGAACTAAAAAAACAGTTTGTTGCGACCAATGAAGGTCCGGACAGTGTCCGCGCTCTATATACCTTCAAGGAAGAACTTGAGCAGAGTGAGGATCAGCAGGCCAAGGAAGTGCTGGTAGATGTGTATGATCTGCTGGACTTCAAGGAGGATGCCTACGAACTGCTCTGCCAAATCGGAAATCGTTCCGATAAAAAGACCCTCAAGCGGCTGGGCGTCTTGAAGGACTATGCGGAAAACTGGGGCAATCATTACGCCCTCCCCAAGCCCAAAACGCCGGAGGAAAAGCAGAAAGAGAAGGAACGGCAGGCCCAGCTGGGCCTGCCCGCCTTCCGGTATCACCCGGACCCGCTGGATACCGGGGCCTTTGAGGAATCCAAAGAAGGTGTTATCTGCGGCTGCTGCGGCAAGACGACCCACATCTACTATACTGGTCCATTCTATTCGGTAGATGAAATTGCGTATCTGTGTCCGGAGTGTATCGCCAGCGGCGAGGCGGCCCGAAAATATGACGGCAGCTTTCAAGACGATTTCTCTGTGGACGATGGTGTAGACGATCCGGAGAAGCTGGACGAACTGATCCACCGCACCCCCGGCTACTCCGGCTGGCAGCAGGAATATTGGCGCGCTCACTGCGGCGACTACTGTGCCTTTTTGGGCTATGTGGGTGCCAGAGAACTGCGGGCACTGGATGTGCTGGAGGAGGTGCTGGGCGATCCCATGTGGAACGAGGAGCAGAAAGATATGATCCGGGAATCCGTCAATGGCGGGCACCTGCAATGCTATCTGTTCCAGTGCCTCCACTGCGGAAAGCACCTGGTCTGGATGGATTTTGATTGA
- a CDS encoding helix-turn-helix domain-containing protein, with amino-acid sequence MQKQRVKTSMSVPEMGKMLGLGKVESYWLVKKNYFKTIQVAGRMRVMLDSFEDWYAGQFHYKKVDGTPPGEKWRHTTMSVPEMADLLGLKSGTAYDLVKRGYFETTLIDRRIRIITSSFEAWYQKQTHYVKISERSNENGIYREA; translated from the coding sequence ATGCAAAAACAAAGAGTAAAGACCAGTATGTCTGTACCAGAGATGGGCAAAATGCTTGGGCTTGGTAAAGTAGAATCCTATTGGTTGGTTAAAAAGAACTATTTCAAAACAATTCAAGTGGCCGGACGAATGAGAGTTATGCTGGATAGCTTTGAAGATTGGTATGCCGGCCAGTTCCACTATAAAAAAGTGGATGGTACACCGCCCGGAGAGAAATGGAGGCATACTACGATGTCAGTTCCAGAAATGGCGGATCTTTTGGGGCTGAAATCTGGCACAGCTTATGACCTTGTTAAAAGGGGCTATTTTGAGACGACCTTGATTGATCGAAGAATTCGTATCATTACCAGCAGTTTTGAAGCCTGGTATCAAAAGCAAACTCATTATGTGAAAATCTCAGAAAGGAGCAATGAAAATGGCATCTATCGTGAAGCGTAA
- a CDS encoding type II toxin-antitoxin system PemK/MazF family toxin: MKEDWIYKRGDLYYANLNPYFGSEQGGTRPVLVLQNNVGNFFCPTLIVAPLTSKWIKKKELPTHYALESVPELGLKSVVLLEQIKTIDKRRVLSYIGRVSREEMRAIDDALQVSLDIHIPEEMEAP; this comes from the coding sequence ATGAAAGAAGATTGGATTTATAAGCGTGGGGATTTATATTATGCCAATTTGAATCCTTATTTTGGATCAGAGCAAGGCGGCACCCGTCCTGTCCTGGTTCTTCAAAACAATGTGGGGAATTTTTTCTGCCCCACTTTGATCGTAGCTCCGCTCACCAGTAAATGGATTAAGAAAAAGGAGCTGCCCACACACTATGCACTGGAGAGCGTTCCAGAGCTTGGACTGAAATCTGTTGTTCTGCTGGAGCAAATTAAAACGATTGATAAAAGGCGTGTTTTATCGTACATTGGGCGCGTATCTCGCGAAGAAATGAGAGCGATTGATGATGCTCTGCAAGTTAGTTTGGATATTCATATTCCAGAGGAAATGGAGGCTCCGTAA
- a CDS encoding tyrosine-type recombinase/integrase produces MASIVKRKSKYSVVYDYTDENGKRRQRWETFSTNAEAKKRKKQIEYEQDSGTFFIPTAKTLNDLLDEYMSIYGVNTWAMSTYESRRGLARNYITPIIGDMLLSDITPRMMDKYYRDLLSVKTVSVNNRKPTSEYLTPHTVREIHKLLRSAFNQAVRWELISRNPVLNATLPKEEHKERDIWTAETLSKAMEVCDDPILSLALNLAFSCSLRIGEMLGLTWDCIDIAPQSIENGSAYIFVNKELQRVTRGALDDLSDKGVIKKFPPCIASTHTALVLKEPKTKTSIRRVYLPKTVAYMLVERKKEIDELMDLFGDEYIDNNLVFCSSNGRPMESQVINRAFNKLIKENGLPHVVFHSLRHSSITYKLKLNGGDMKSVQGDSGHAQVKMVADVYSHIIDEDRCINAQRLEEAFYSSKTPDPVEDTEPKTADTAVTESDAAKILELLKNPETAALLKQLAKAL; encoded by the coding sequence ATGGCATCTATCGTGAAGCGTAAAAGCAAATATTCTGTGGTGTATGATTACACAGATGAAAACGGAAAACGCAGACAGCGTTGGGAAACCTTCAGCACAAATGCAGAAGCAAAAAAACGAAAAAAGCAAATTGAGTATGAGCAGGACTCTGGAACCTTCTTTATTCCTACGGCAAAGACCCTGAACGATCTGCTCGATGAATATATGTCCATCTATGGTGTAAATACATGGGCAATGTCAACATATGAAAGCCGCCGTGGTCTGGCGAGAAACTACATAACTCCTATTATCGGAGATATGTTACTATCCGACATCACTCCAAGGATGATGGATAAGTATTACCGCGATCTGCTCTCTGTGAAAACGGTAAGCGTCAACAACCGCAAACCCACAAGCGAATATCTGACCCCGCATACAGTAAGAGAAATTCACAAGCTACTTCGCAGTGCCTTTAATCAGGCGGTGCGTTGGGAACTAATCAGCCGTAACCCTGTTCTGAATGCGACACTTCCCAAAGAAGAACATAAAGAACGGGATATATGGACTGCCGAAACGCTGAGCAAGGCGATGGAAGTCTGTGATGATCCTATCCTCTCCCTTGCCTTAAATCTGGCGTTTTCCTGCTCTTTACGCATTGGCGAAATGCTGGGCCTTACCTGGGACTGCATTGATATTGCACCACAGAGCATAGAAAATGGTTCAGCTTATATATTCGTCAACAAAGAGCTGCAACGGGTTACACGAGGTGCATTGGACGATTTGAGCGACAAAGGTGTTATTAAGAAGTTTCCACCTTGCATAGCCAGTACCCATACTGCTCTGGTCCTGAAAGAGCCTAAAACCAAAACCAGTATTCGCCGCGTGTACCTGCCGAAAACAGTTGCCTATATGCTGGTAGAGAGAAAAAAAGAAATCGACGAGCTGATGGATCTGTTTGGAGACGAATACATCGACAATAACCTGGTCTTTTGCTCCAGCAATGGCCGTCCGATGGAAAGCCAGGTGATTAACCGTGCTTTCAATAAACTTATCAAAGAAAACGGACTGCCTCATGTTGTATTCCATTCTCTCCGCCACTCCAGCATCACCTACAAGCTGAAACTCAATGGCGGCGATATGAAATCCGTCCAGGGCGACTCTGGTCATGCTCAGGTAAAAATGGTTGCAGATGTCTATTCTCACATCATCGACGAGGATCGCTGCATAAACGCTCAGCGATTGGAGGAAGCATTTTACTCATCCAAGACTCCTGATCCTGTTGAAGATACAGAGCCTAAAACTGCGGATACTGCCGTCACTGAAAGTGATGCAGCGAAGATACTGGAACTGCTTAAAAATCCCGAAACTGCCGCACTGCTCAAGCAGCTGGCAAAAGCTTTATAA
- a CDS encoding YdcP family protein: protein MELKFVIPNMEKTFGNLEFAGEDKTEQRRINGRMAVLSRSFNLYSDVQRADDIVVILPAEAGEKHFDFEERVKLVNPRITAEGYKIGTRGFTNYILHADDMVKA, encoded by the coding sequence ATGGAATTAAAATTCGTTATCCCCAACATGGAAAAGACATTCGGCAACTTGGAGTTTGCCGGAGAAGACAAAACAGAACAGCGTAGAATCAACGGACGCATGGCGGTACTCTCCCGTAGCTTCAACCTGTATTCAGACGTACAGAGGGCGGATGATATTGTGGTTATCCTCCCTGCCGAAGCCGGAGAGAAACATTTTGACTTTGAGGAACGTGTGAAGCTCGTCAATCCCCGTATCACCGCAGAGGGCTATAAAATCGGCACACGGGGCTTTACCAACTACATTTTGCACGCTGACGATATGGTAAAAGCGTAA
- a CDS encoding helix-turn-helix domain-containing protein yields the protein MGNITFGSFIAEKRKAHKFNLRDTAKHLNIAYGYLCDIEQSRRPAPNGDFVERISAFLNLDKSEHELLLDLAAKSRNTVSADLPDYIMEKDIVRAALRVAKEVDATDEEWQTFMKMLKERKR from the coding sequence GTGGGCAATATAACTTTTGGATCATTTATAGCCGAGAAACGCAAGGCGCACAAATTCAATTTACGCGATACAGCCAAGCATTTGAATATTGCTTACGGTTATCTGTGTGATATTGAACAAAGCCGCCGTCCTGCACCCAATGGAGATTTTGTGGAACGCATCTCCGCCTTTCTGAATTTGGATAAATCAGAACATGAGTTGCTTTTGGATCTGGCCGCAAAATCACGCAATACAGTATCTGCTGATTTGCCAGACTATATCATGGAAAAAGATATTGTTCGGGCAGCCTTGCGTGTGGCAAAAGAAGTAGACGCTACCGATGAAGAATGGCAGACATTTATGAAAATGCTAAAGGAGCGTAAACGATAG
- a CDS encoding ImmA/IrrE family metallo-endopeptidase, translated as MSIPQIRTEAIEAVGRKILMEYDPSLLSGQPCPVPIETIIETKFDLILEFHTLRKNPKILGETIFDDGAVVLYDQIQRQYRVIAVRAGTILIDERLCDPSKLGRLRFTCAHELAHWVLHKKLYSGTGDVAAYNGNVSSDESHGIIERQADTLASALLMPLPQIKKCFYRLRIGRTDEQLIAEMANIFEVSKQAMQIRLKSRNLI; from the coding sequence TTGTCAATTCCACAAATCCGTACAGAAGCAATCGAAGCGGTAGGGCGAAAAATCCTGATGGAATATGATCCCTCTCTGCTATCCGGTCAACCGTGTCCTGTGCCAATCGAAACCATTATTGAGACAAAGTTTGATCTAATCCTGGAGTTTCATACACTAAGAAAAAACCCCAAGATATTAGGGGAAACAATTTTCGATGACGGTGCCGTTGTTTTATATGACCAGATACAGAGACAGTATCGAGTGATTGCAGTAAGAGCCGGTACAATCTTAATTGATGAACGGCTTTGTGATCCGTCAAAATTAGGGCGGCTCCGTTTTACCTGTGCCCATGAGCTGGCTCATTGGGTACTACATAAGAAGTTGTACTCCGGTACTGGAGATGTTGCTGCTTATAACGGAAATGTTTCTTCCGACGAAAGTCATGGCATAATTGAGCGTCAGGCAGACACTCTGGCCTCTGCTCTGCTAATGCCTTTACCGCAGATTAAAAAATGTTTTTACCGGCTTAGAATAGGACGGACAGATGAACAGCTCATTGCAGAAATGGCAAATATTTTTGAGGTTTCCAAGCAAGCAATGCAGATTCGTCTAAAATCCAGGAACCTGATATAA